The Panthera leo isolate Ple1 chromosome A3, P.leo_Ple1_pat1.1, whole genome shotgun sequence genome contains the following window.
CGGCCACGCGTGTCGGGCTGCCTGTAGCGAGCGTGGATGCTGAAGCCTGTCTCGTGCTGGGGCGGGCACTTTCAGCTTGCCCTCGTTACACCCCGAGAATTCCCCGGAGCGGTCAGGCCTGCGCATCTGTGGGGTCGTCAGCTCGTGGACCGCGAACTGGCACCTGGCGTCCTGTTGCGTGTAACGTGCGGGTGTCCCCGGCCTCCGGGCTCTAGTGACAGCTGGGGGCAAAGTGGCAGAGATGCTGCTGTCTGAGTGCCAGACGTGGATGCTTCCGGGTTGTATTTTTCGATTAGGCAGAATGTGGGCTTACCAAACGTGTGGCCGCGTCACCCGTGCCCCGCACTCCAAGGGCCCGCCCCCACGCGCCCGGTTTTGTCCATCTGTCGAGATTCCCTTTGCTGCGTGACACTTCCCCAGGCCTGGGCTCTGATGCTGCTGTTGTGTGCGTGCCTGGGCTAACTGCCTCCTGCCCCAGTCCGGCCCGCAGAGCTCAGTGCTGCTGGTCTGGTCCTCGGcgccgcccctccctccctttggtGGTGGCTGTTGCGTGGCTTCCGAGCAGTATGGCCATCGGCTTGCTGTCCACACTGGCACGTGATCTGGCTAGCATCCTTCCTCCACTTCCAGGGCTGCATGGGGACACCctatccttcccccaccccgtccccaccAGCCACCATCAGACCGACGATTGTGGGCGGCTTTCAGGAGCAGATGGTGAAGTGGGGTTTGGGGGCACGGTACCTGGGAAATGACAGTGTTGCCCGAGGTCAGCAAGCTGTTCCCAAAGGCCTCCAGGGCCGCCTCGCTCTGCCCTACCTTCTGCCCCCCAAAGGCACCTCGGAAGGGCCTTCCAGTTGGCGGCTGGCCCTGGGGTGGCCAAGTGCCTGTGGCCCAGcaccccctttctgcccctccccagtacTACGCGGAGTGCCACGGTGTCATCTATGTCATCGACTCCACAGATGAGGAGAGGCTGTCCGAGTCCAAGCGAGCGTTCGGTGGGTACAGCCCGGCTCGGGGCTGGGGAGATGGTCAGGTCCAGTCTGCCCACCCCAGGTGCCTGGAGCTGGCCCTGGTGGGAGATGGGGCCCACACCAGGTCAGGCAGGGCTGTGGCCAAGAGAGAGCTCACgtgtgtggaggggtgggtgtgggtgggccCCGGCAGCCACAGGCAGATAAAGGGTGCTCACCGCCCCCTTTCTGCCCACCCCAGAGAAGATGGTCACGAGTGAGGCGCTGGACGGTGTCCCCATCCTGGTGCTGGCCAACAAGCAGGACGTTGAGGTGAGCTCACTACAGCATGCCCACAGGGCAGTCCCCAGCAGAAGCACGTCCCACTGACAGCTGGGACAGGGTGCCTGTCCTGAACCTCCCAGGCCAGGTGTGCTCTAGGTGCACCTGGGCCTCTCGAGGTGCGGGGCACCTTCTCTGCACAGGCAGGTGGGCGGGCAGTATTCCTCTGCCACTGGTGTGGCTGGACATGAAACGCAGAGGCGTCCCAGGGTGAGAGTCAGCTCTGATCTTGGCCTGTCTGCTGCCCTTGGGATCGCCTCAGCCGGCCAGTGGATGCTCAGTGGCAGTCTGTGTGGAGAGGGCTTTGCAGGGCAGTGTCCTGATTCTGCAGCAGAGGCGCTCTAGGGTCAGGGTGCGTCGGAGATGGCTTCCTTCCGCCTGCGGTCCCTTTCCTGCAGCCCTTCGGCgccacctgctcctcctcctgagACTGCTCGCTGCAGGGCCTCTCCTAGGCAGAGAAGCCCtgagcccagcccctccccaccaagaCCACGTCCTGCCCCAGGAGCAGGACATCTGCAGCGCCTGCGACCTGGCCCCTCACAGCCTCGCCTTCCCCCAGACTTGCCTCTCGATCCCCGACATCAAGACTGCGTTCAGTGATTGCACCTCCAAGATTGGCAGGCGCGACTGCCTGACCCAGGCCTGCTCGGCCCTCACTGGGTGAGTGGGGCTCTCCCTGCCGTGGGCTGGAGGCCGGGCTGGCCCCACCTCATGCTTACTGTCTCCACAGCAAAGGGGTGCGCGAGGGCATCGAGTGGATGGTGAAGTGCGTCGTGCGGAACGTGCACCGGCCGCCGCGGCAGAGGGACATCACGTAGGCATGGCTGGTGCCTGCTGGTGCCCACAGCTCACCCCTGAGTGCCCGAGGAGCGCTCCTGCCAGCTCTGAGCCACCAGGCCTGGGGGTCGGGTTTGCTTTGCTCTTGGTTTTTTTCagttgctttgttttctctttaagacAAGCGTTTCCCTGTGTCCGTAAAAGTGTGGGCATGCAGAGGCTTCTGCTGAGGGGAATCGGGGCagcagggccaggctgggtgCCACCAGGGGACCCCCACAAGACCCCTGCCAAGCCTGCTGGTGTTGGCGGGCCGCCTGGCCCTTTGGAGCCGCCACCCCAGCAGTGTGGCCTGCCTGGCCCAGGGGGCGGAGGGGCACCTGTCTGGAAACGAGATGCTCCAGAGCTGCTCTGTGCCGTTTACCCATGGAGGAAGCTGGTGGGGCAAGTGTGTCTGTCCTCAGTCTCCGTCCCCTCTGGGCCTGGAGATGGGTTGGTGGCTGGTGTCAtcttgagggaggagggagacctGGTCCACTTTGCTGGAGGCCAGCGGGGCCCTGGGTTCTGATGCCTCAGAACAGGGTGGGGGAGATCTGCCTGGGAGGCCCCGTGTCCTCTTCCGCTGGCCTCCCGTCCGGTCAGGGAGGGAGTGGGTGTTCCCTCTAAGCGTGTCTGCCGCTGGCGCAGGACAGCCAGTCGCCGTTGCGGGGGGCACACCAGCATGGGTGTTCCGAAGGCCAGCTAGGTTCCTGTGGAGCCCAGGCCAGTTGTGGGATGGGCCTTGATTCCCAGttggaggtgaggggtggggtcgGGGTCCCCGTCAGGTCTGGGGACGGGCTAAAAACCCATTTCCGGGTCTGTGCCTGGAAACTATCCCTCCGGGTGAGGCTGGTCCTTGGGACCCTCACCACATGGCCCCTGTGGGAGCTGGCAAGACCCAGTGGGCCTAGCCCTGGGCAGGAGGCTGATTGGCCAGCACTGGGTGGAGTATGCCAGAAAATGGCAGTCTGAGTCGCTGCTGTCTGTTGTCCCTCCAGAACCCCAGGACTGGGTGGTGGGCTCCCAACTGTCTGGGCACAGTGACCACAGCACGAAGGGCTCCCAGGCTGGACCCAGGGCCTGTTCCTGCTTCCGTGGGAGTGCCAGAGCCAGAACCCTGACCCTGCTAGACTACCCTCCCTCCGAGGTGGCAGACTTGGAGGGCCTACTGAGAAAGGCTGagtcagggctgggggtgggaatgCAGGTGAGGTGACTCATGGGGGAGTCATAGGCTgtggggtcccccccccccccacttgggACCTATCATGGGGATCAGGCGCCAGGCTCCAGGGCTCACGGGAAGGGCTGGGAGTCGGCCAGGTTGTTCTGGAGCACTCCAGCCCTCATCTGAGCCTTCCTGTGGGGAAAAGCCGTGTTTCCCAGAAAGCACATGGGATGCACCCGGCCTAGGGGAGGTCCTTGGCTGGTCCCCTGCGGGGAAATTCCCTGCCTGCAGGGACTGGGTGGAGCTCAAGtggaggggcagggtgagggggaaGGGTCTCTTGGCAGCCCAGGTTAGTGTTGGCCAATCCAAGCTGGGTCCTATTCCACAGCAAGAGCCCCCAGACTGGGTAGGACCCTCAcgacactccccccccccccccagctgtccTACGCACAAAGCATGACTTGGGGTCATGGGACGAGCCTCAGGGATCTCCACTGTGCCCACAGCCAGAAGGGATGCACCTGCCACCCGCTGGCCCTCTCTGACAGTCCTTCCCACAGAGGGTCTATCCCACTTGGGGTGACCAGCAGCCAGAGGAAGCATGGGATGCTAGAAAGCCCATGCAGGTGTTTGTTTCCCCACCAGACGTGCCCGCCAGCACCCAGTAGACATGGCACAAAGTTTCATACGATCCGGTTTATAAtggctttataaaaaataaactttgttacTGTAATGGGACCCCGGTCGGTTGAGCTTACTTTAGTAAGTCACTTTTGGTGTGATGCCCATGTGGGAGCCCCAGCTTGGGAACAGAATAAATAGGGGGCGGGGTGCTCAGCGTGCCCAGAAGCGTGTGCGGACACTGCGCTCCAGCCCAGGCAGCCGGGCTTCACGCAGGGCCCGCAGCAGCCGCACAGCCAGTGCCCCAGCCTGTGCCTCACGGAGCTCCAGGAGCTGCTGCCTCAGCTTCGGCTGCAGGCCGTTGCGACCCTCCCTGGGTGGCACTGGGCCTTGTGCTTCTGGGCCCCTGAGCGCCTGCCACAGCCGCAGGAGCTTCTTGAAGGACCAGTCCTGGAAAGCCACGAAGTCAATGACAGCGCGCTCACACTCCTCGGCTCCTGCAGCAGGAGGGGGGGTCAGGACCCAGTGGTAGAGGCCTCCGTGTGCTCTagggtgtggaggggagggacacCCAACAAGGGAGAAATCCCTGCCCACTAACAGGTCCAGTGCAGAGGCGGAAGAAAAGGTCAGAGAGCGtgcaggggtgggaagggagatgCGGTTTAAACTCCCTGGGAGTCCGTTTCCcaaggggggttgggggggggggggtggctggcaTGGCCTGCGGAGGCACTGGTGCCACGCCACCACCGCAGAGGACTCCCCAGGTAAGTTTCTGGAGGACCCTCCCAGAGGCTGGATAAACGCTGCATACCTCAGGGCTGGACTCTGGCCTGGGGACAACAGGGACACAGGCTGACCACCTCTGACTCacgcgccccctcccctgctcacctggcCCCCCTGGCTCCGGGGTGCCGAGTGGGAAGCCGGCGCAGCTAGTGCACAGGGCGTCGTGGGAGGCCGAGCCGGGCACGTTGAGGACGAGGCCCAGGGCCGTGCAGTTGCGGTGGGGCTGGCACTGTTCCGAGCTCGAGCTGCTGGCCGAGAAGGTGCCCGGGGGACACGGCTGGCATTGCGTGTTctggctgggggtgcctggggacgagatggggaggaaggggtCAGGGGGAGCCAGGGGGTGCGGTCCTCACCGGTGGCTGAAGTCCCAGACCGCCGCCCGCCAGCCCGGCCGCGCACCGGGGACAGTCACGCCCGCGCCGGGCGGGCAAGGCGCGTGCTCCAGGCAGAAGCCCGCGTGGGCGAAGAAGCCGGGGCGGCAGCGGCAGGCGCGGTTGTGGGTGGCGTCGCAGGGCCGCGCCTCCTCCTCGCGTTCCCCGCAGATGACGTTGCAGTAGCGGCAGCGCTCCAGGTAGTTCCAGAACTGCGTGTAGTGGCGCGGAGGGCACGCGCCGCACGTCGTGGGGGCGTCCCGACGGCACGGCCGCTGCACGAAGGTGCCCGGGGGGCACTGGCCGCACACCAGCCACTCCCGGGTCTCCGCGTCCCGCCACGGGTAGGTGAGCGCGCCCGCCGTCGCCGTCGCCGCCGCCCCGTGTGCCGCCAGAGCCAACAGTAGGGTGGGCAGCGCCCAAGGCCGGGTCAAGGGCGGCGGTCCCCGCCTCTCCAGTGCCCACATGATAGTCACCGGAGCGGCGGCTCGGCCTCCGGGAGGCCCACGAGCGAGGACACGGGGACGACGCGTCCTACCCTACCTGTCGCCACCCCACAAGCTCGCCCGTCGGAGGCCAGCGCCGGCCTATATGGCCCGGCCTCGCCACGCCCCGGGGGGAGGGCCCACGACCTCCACGGGGCCGCGCTGCGACCCGACTTTCGGCGACGTCACCGCCCCaaggcccctccctccccagggagccccctcaccccgcccccccgcccggcGCCAGCCTCCTCCGGGCCTTAGTCCAGGGGGCGGTCCCGCGAGGGCCTCCCCAGCACCAGGGGCAGCTCTCTACCCGGGAGCAGGGCTGGCAGCCGGGGTGCAGGCTGGGGATGCCTGgctcctctcttctctggccTCAGCCATCCGCCGGTCCACCTGTGAGGACGGAGGCTGAGCCCAGCTGGGACAAAGCGCTCAGCGTGCCCTTTCCCGGACAGGGTGGGACGACCCTACTCAGATGCCCACGTCTTCCTTCCCAGCACCCTCAAACCCCACTGCCAAGTCCAGACCCTACAAACAGCGTCTGGATACGGTATCCGCAACTTTATTAGAGAACCTGTCACCTGATTAAAAGCAGGTCCactgcgcgcgcgcacacacacaggtcccggagaggagggggcagagcgtTTCCCCCACCTTCCAGTCCTGGGCTCAGGCCGCAGCAGCCAAGCGCCTGAAGCTCCACCCACAAACAAGCAGCCAAGGAAAGTTCTGAAGAGGTACCTTTTAGCAGACCCTCCCCAGACCCTAAGGGTACTTCGGGGCTTCTCATAGGCAGGCGTCGATCCTGCTGCCATTTCAGGGGCATCCCCACGGGCACTGGCCTGGCCCGTGGCCCGCACCCCGTGAAGGGACAAGCGTCCCAGCTGCGTCTGGGACAGAGGCGGCGTCCGCCTGCCCGAGGGTCTCCAGCCTCACTGGGGCTCCGGCCAGAAGACCTGCGTGATGCTCTGCTTCCTGGCAGGGGCGTGGCAGGCCGGGCAAGTCCTAGAGGCCTGCGGAGATAGGGCAGTGCTGCACAGGCgccgccccccgcaccccccagcTCCCGGCCCCCCAGGTGGCGGACGCGCAGCGGGCGGGTCCGCAGGGTCCTGCCGCCAACCTGGAGGAGCCGTCGCCAGCAGGCCCGGCAGCGGTGGAAGTTGCAGGAAGGGCACTGGAAAGGGACCGTGTCCTCCGCCCCGCAGCCGGGGCACGCCGAGCCTGCTCCAAGGGGGCCGCTGTGAGCGCCGCTGGCAGCTGCGCCGCCCCCACTGCCCACACTCCCTGCGGCCCCTCCCAGGAGACCTACCGGACTCGGACGGCGCGTGCCTGTGGGGGGCGCTGGGGGGCTGGCTGGGAGCCCCCGCATCCCCGGCCTGCCTCGGTCTAAGGAAGGCCAAGATCTTGCTCTGGGTCCTCCCCGGTGTGTCCTGTCCTGGGGGGCCTGGAGACACAGGCGCGAGTCTGAAAGGGTGGTTCGGGCTGATCTGCGGCCCACCTTGCCGGGCTGCGTGGGGCTCCGGGGGCACCAGGTGGTCTCCCCCCTGCTCCACCCCCCCGCCGCCGCTACCTGGCCTGGAATCACCGTGGGCGAGGTCGGGAGGCACAGTGGGAGTCCCGTCCTGGGGACCCGGCGGCTCAGGGCCGGCGCTCGGGGCAGCCGGGCCCATCAGGTCGGCGCACACCTGCCGGAAGCGCTGCTGGTGGCGAGGTCTCAGGAACGCGCCAAACCCTGTGGGGAGAGCGGTCAGGCCCCGCCCGcagcggcccggcccggcccggcacacccccagccccgccccttccGCGGCCACTTGCTCTCCAGCAGGCGCAAGTCCTCGGGCCTTGAGGTAGTGAGTGCGGCCGCCACGGCCACCACCTTCTCGAAGTCACCGTCCCGTCTGTAGGCGGTGAGCGCTGCGAGGAGCTGGCTGCAGCCTACGGACCCAAGGGCCTTTCGGACATCGGCCAAGTAGGCGCTCCCCACAGGCGGGCCTTGCTTCTCCCCCCTGGGGGCTCCAGATCCCCCGTCTTTTGGACAGCTGCCGGGGTCTCCTGGTGGGGAGGTGGATAGGATCATGGCGGGGATCTGGGGCCCGAGGGAGCTCCCCTGGCACCCTTCACACCAGCCTGCTCCCTCGCTCTGGGGTTGCAGAGCCAGAACGGCACCCACGCCCCCCAGGGAGGACACCAGGGCTCTTGTGCTCTGCTTCGAAGCCTCTCTGGGGACTGGTACCTGCCGGGGCCGGTCCGGAGACCAGGTGAGGCCTGCCTTGATTCAGGTGCTGTCCAGGGTCCAGCTGCCCGGCTGCACCCTGGGACAGGGTCAGCTTTGGGTCACACTCCCTCCTTCCTGAAGAAACAGGGACACACAACGAACCACCCAGCTGGTTCCCAAGGGTCTGGAGTGctccctggggaggaggcaggtctGTCCAAGGGGAGACTGACACCTGCCACCCTCCTCTGACCACAGCACGACCCAGGCTTGAGCCCCCACCACAGCCAACTGCTGCCAGGGGACCAGCAGAGACACCCCAGTGGGCACCAAGCCCAGAAAGGAGAGGGGTGACTCTTTTGCCGCAAAGTCCCCTCCTTGGGGCCGAGGGGTCTTCCTAagccagctccccacccccctccctgatACCTATCCTTGGGGAAGTCCCTGCTCGGGGGTGAACTGTTTGCAACTGGGGAcacaggctcccaggctctgaggtgcAGGGCCCACTCCTGGCAGACACAGGTGGGGACAGGGTCCCAGCCTGGGCCATGCATGCTCTGGGGGACACACACCTCACCCTCAGCAGGCCTCCACGGGTGAACAGTCCCACCCACGAGCAGGGAGGCTGGGCCAAGCTAGCATTgcccaccaccccgccccccgaaCCCGGGGTGCCGCCCGCTCACCCCTGGGGGCCTGGGCTGACGGAGCGCCCCGCCTCTGAGGAAGGCTGTGCTCAGGCCGGTAG
Protein-coding sequences here:
- the ARFRP1 gene encoding ADP-ribosylation factor-related protein 1 isoform X1; this translates as MYTLLSGLYKYMFQKDEYCILILGLDNAGKTTFLEQSKTRFNKNYKGMSLSKITTTVGLNIGTVDVGKARLMFWDLGGQEELQSLWDKDKTKAGQETGVGEYYAECHGVIYVIDSTDEERLSESKRAFEKMVTSEALDGVPILVLANKQDVETCLSIPDIKTAFSDCTSKIGRRDCLTQACSALTGKGVREGIEWMVKCVVRNVHRPPRQRDIT
- the ARFRP1 gene encoding ADP-ribosylation factor-related protein 1 isoform X2 gives rise to the protein MYTLLSGLYKYMFQKDEYCILILGLDNAGKTTFLEQSKTRFNKNYKGMSLSKITTTVGLNIGTVDVGKARLMFWDLGGQEELQSLWDKYYAECHGVIYVIDSTDEERLSESKRAFEKMVTSEALDGVPILVLANKQDVETCLSIPDIKTAFSDCTSKIGRRDCLTQACSALTGKGVREGIEWMVKCVVRNVHRPPRQRDIT
- the TNFRSF6B gene encoding tumor necrosis factor receptor superfamily member 6B; its protein translation is MWALERRGPPPLTRPWALPTLLLALAAHGAAATATAGALTYPWRDAETREWLVCGQCPPGTFVQRPCRRDAPTTCGACPPRHYTQFWNYLERCRYCNVICGEREEEARPCDATHNRACRCRPGFFAHAGFCLEHAPCPPGAGVTVPGTPSQNTQCQPCPPGTFSASSSSSEQCQPHRNCTALGLVLNVPGSASHDALCTSCAGFPLGTPEPGGPGAEECERAVIDFVAFQDWSFKKLLRLWQALRGPEAQGPVPPREGRNGLQPKLRQQLLELREAQAGALAVRLLRALREARLPGLERSVRTRFWAR